In Kaistella faecalis, a genomic segment contains:
- a CDS encoding glutamine synthetase III, producing the protein MSSLRFKALEMLSFKDFRKDNAVTVPAKLSELFCQNVFSEETMREYLTKEAFTSIQNAIKRGTKIQRDVADQIAVAMKDWALSKGVTHYTHWFQPLTGSTAEKHDSFFTPFESDRAIERFSGGMLIQQEPDASSFPNGGIRNTFEARGYTAWDPTSPAFIMGTTLCIPSIFISYTGETLDYKAPLLRALHAVDEAATDICKSYFDKNVTKVSPTLGWEQEYFLVDSALYQSRPDLVITGKTLLGHSPAKGQQLDDHYFGSIPTRVMNFMKELEIECMKLGIPVTTRHNEVAPNQFELAPMFEEVNVAVDHNSLLMDIMARVAHKHHFHILFHEKPFAGVNGSGKHNNWSLATDTGENLLMPGKNPKKNLQFLTFFVNTLKAVHDYADLLRASIASASNDHRLGANEAPPAIISAFIGTQLFSVLEELEKVTDGKLSPEEKTELKLNVVGKIPEILLDNTDRNRTSPFAFTGNKFEIRAVGSSANCAEVMTVMNSIVAKQLQSFKVEVDNLILEKGLKKDEAIFNILREYIKVSKNIMFEGDGYSEEWAEEAAQRGLNNLKTTPEALKKELDKKFVDLYEELGIYTHREIEARNEIKLEKYSTVIAIEGTVLADIARNHIIPCALNYQNRLIENVKGLKEIFTEKEFRNLAKEQMNMIAEISEHVSIIKVEADALLAAIKNAKSIENPQESAEQFCNDVKPRFEKIRDASDTLEMVVDDELWPMTKYRELLFTR; encoded by the coding sequence ATGTCATCATTAAGATTTAAGGCTTTAGAAATGTTATCTTTTAAAGATTTTAGAAAAGATAATGCAGTTACAGTTCCTGCAAAATTATCAGAACTTTTCTGCCAGAATGTGTTTTCCGAGGAAACCATGAGAGAGTATCTTACTAAAGAGGCGTTCACGTCTATTCAGAATGCGATAAAAAGAGGGACAAAAATCCAGCGTGATGTAGCAGACCAAATTGCAGTGGCGATGAAGGATTGGGCACTAAGCAAAGGGGTAACGCATTACACCCACTGGTTTCAGCCATTAACCGGATCCACTGCAGAAAAACATGATTCGTTTTTTACGCCATTTGAAAGCGACCGCGCTATTGAAAGATTTTCCGGAGGAATGCTGATCCAGCAGGAACCTGACGCTTCATCTTTCCCTAACGGAGGGATAAGAAATACTTTTGAAGCCAGAGGTTATACCGCATGGGATCCTACTTCGCCGGCATTTATTATGGGAACTACACTTTGTATTCCTTCCATATTCATCTCTTATACAGGCGAAACACTTGACTATAAAGCTCCTTTATTGAGAGCACTTCACGCAGTAGACGAAGCTGCTACTGATATCTGTAAGTCCTACTTTGATAAAAACGTAACCAAAGTAAGTCCGACATTGGGCTGGGAACAGGAATACTTTCTTGTAGATTCTGCCCTTTATCAGTCCCGTCCGGATTTGGTTATTACAGGCAAGACTCTGTTGGGACATTCCCCGGCGAAAGGCCAGCAGCTGGATGATCATTATTTCGGATCTATTCCTACCCGAGTAATGAATTTCATGAAAGAACTCGAAATCGAGTGTATGAAACTCGGAATTCCAGTTACCACAAGACATAATGAAGTGGCACCAAACCAATTCGAACTTGCGCCGATGTTTGAAGAGGTGAATGTTGCTGTGGATCACAACTCCTTATTAATGGATATAATGGCAAGGGTGGCACATAAGCATCATTTCCATATCCTTTTCCATGAGAAGCCGTTTGCAGGAGTAAACGGCAGCGGAAAACACAATAACTGGAGCTTAGCGACAGATACGGGTGAAAACCTTTTGATGCCCGGTAAAAATCCTAAAAAGAATTTGCAGTTCCTCACCTTTTTTGTGAATACTTTGAAAGCGGTTCATGATTATGCGGATTTATTAAGAGCAAGTATCGCCTCTGCGAGCAATGATCACCGCCTGGGTGCAAACGAGGCTCCGCCGGCGATTATTTCTGCCTTCATTGGGACCCAACTCTTCAGCGTGTTGGAAGAACTGGAAAAAGTTACAGACGGTAAGCTTTCCCCTGAAGAAAAAACGGAACTCAAATTAAATGTTGTGGGTAAAATTCCGGAAATTTTACTTGATAATACCGACAGAAACAGAACTTCTCCTTTTGCCTTCACCGGAAATAAATTTGAAATCAGAGCGGTAGGCTCTTCAGCAAACTGCGCGGAAGTAATGACCGTAATGAACTCTATCGTAGCAAAACAGCTGCAATCCTTTAAAGTAGAAGTAGATAATCTTATTTTAGAGAAAGGTCTTAAAAAAGATGAAGCAATTTTCAATATTTTAAGAGAGTATATTAAAGTGTCGAAAAATATCATGTTCGAAGGTGATGGCTATTCGGAAGAATGGGCAGAAGAAGCTGCGCAACGAGGCCTTAACAACTTGAAGACTACTCCGGAAGCTTTAAAAAAGGAACTCGACAAAAAGTTTGTGGATTTATATGAAGAGCTCGGGATTTATACTCACCGCGAAATTGAAGCGCGCAACGAAATAAAACTGGAAAAATACTCCACCGTTATCGCTATTGAGGGAACCGTGTTGGCAGATATTGCACGAAACCATATCATTCCGTGTGCTCTTAACTATCAGAACAGGCTTATTGAAAACGTAAAAGGTTTAAAGGAAATTTTCACTGAAAAAGAATTCAGGAATCTTGCGAAAGAACAGATGAATATGATTGCAGAAATCTCCGAACATGTTTCCATTATAAAAGTTGAAGCAGACGCCCTCCTTGCAGCGATTAAAAATGCCAAATCAATTGAAAATCCGCAGGAGAGTGCCGAACAATTCTGCAATGATGTTAAGCCACGTTTTGAAAAAATCAGAGATGCTTCCGACACGCTGGAAATGGTTGTAGACGATGAACTTTGGCCAATGACCAAATACAGAGAACTTTTGTTTACAAGATAG
- a CDS encoding DUF6909 family protein, giving the protein MVNSRARETTEAIERLYVSMRHLFYRGFFKPSGISGESLRSLLTTINPEIYGTMGVPNKIELDGLLYVLDRLPEGIEECSFIHLTSDEGFEKGSFEVIVPKKRRRNCYRIDQHQMNIEVLLGRSEIYDILTHLTFLYIEADKIRNLAFISDENDKPTRAWRIIEEVAKGEKKFSRKEKEVALIHLSSLLGRTFDETLNAYNNFGDDANPDRLFKIIYHLGNESFNDNKKIREREVHFSAILRERVGHHFFGEKWANKVKEVLAENNLQMRPLHIISANMHSVKNMLYANDAIGKKPTKDVDFKLYEEISNKKSLQEKVLAHSQKAGLIYIDDQSGSNIDVQIIDLAKTDLKNTPFGGLKFSGEDVIMVFDYAFGEQAFEVMDELLRPYDFNGEIYTMKVKSISIMGKAGILMGGKGDIMIPTSHVFEGTADNYPFENALTLADFEDDELQAFEGGMVTVLGTSLQNKDILRYFMDTSWKAIGLEMEGAHYQKAIQVASKIRHHISEDLFVMYAYYASDNPLETGSTLSSGGLGLTGVKPTYLITLKILEKILKNG; this is encoded by the coding sequence ATGGTAAATTCACGTGCACGGGAAACAACAGAAGCTATTGAAAGGCTTTATGTTTCGATGAGACACTTATTCTATCGCGGTTTTTTCAAACCATCCGGGATCTCCGGCGAAAGTCTTCGCTCCTTGCTAACAACAATTAATCCCGAAATTTACGGAACTATGGGCGTTCCGAATAAAATTGAACTCGATGGACTTCTTTATGTTCTGGACCGTTTACCGGAAGGAATTGAAGAATGCTCTTTCATTCACCTGACTTCAGATGAGGGTTTCGAAAAAGGAAGTTTTGAAGTTATTGTTCCCAAGAAAAGAAGAAGAAACTGTTACCGGATCGATCAACACCAGATGAATATCGAAGTGCTGCTTGGCCGTTCTGAAATCTACGATATCCTTACTCACCTTACCTTCTTATATATAGAAGCAGATAAAATTAGAAATCTTGCGTTTATTTCTGATGAAAACGACAAGCCGACACGCGCCTGGAGAATCATCGAAGAAGTAGCGAAAGGCGAGAAAAAATTCAGCCGTAAAGAAAAAGAAGTTGCGCTTATTCATCTTTCTTCACTTTTGGGAAGAACTTTCGATGAAACTTTGAACGCATATAACAATTTTGGCGACGATGCCAATCCGGACAGGCTTTTCAAAATTATTTATCATCTTGGAAACGAAAGTTTCAACGATAATAAAAAAATCAGAGAACGCGAAGTTCATTTCTCTGCGATTCTCCGCGAAAGAGTTGGGCACCATTTCTTCGGTGAAAAATGGGCGAATAAAGTAAAAGAAGTTTTAGCTGAAAACAATCTTCAGATGAGACCTCTGCACATCATTTCTGCGAATATGCACTCCGTGAAGAATATGCTTTACGCCAATGATGCAATTGGGAAGAAACCTACAAAAGATGTCGATTTCAAACTCTACGAAGAGATTTCCAATAAAAAATCGCTTCAGGAAAAAGTGCTTGCACATTCTCAGAAAGCCGGTTTAATTTATATAGATGACCAAAGCGGCAGTAATATCGATGTGCAGATTATTGATCTTGCAAAAACCGATCTTAAAAATACACCTTTTGGAGGCCTTAAATTTTCAGGTGAAGATGTTATCATGGTTTTCGATTATGCGTTTGGTGAGCAGGCATTTGAGGTGATGGATGAACTTCTTCGACCTTACGATTTCAACGGCGAAATCTACACAATGAAAGTGAAATCTATTTCCATCATGGGGAAAGCCGGAATTTTAATGGGTGGAAAAGGAGATATTATGATCCCTACTTCGCACGTTTTTGAAGGTACAGCCGATAATTATCCGTTCGAAAATGCATTAACACTTGCTGATTTCGAAGATGATGAACTCCAGGCTTTCGAAGGTGGCATGGTTACCGTTTTGGGAACCTCGCTTCAGAACAAGGATATTTTAAGATATTTCATGGATACTTCCTGGAAAGCAATCGGCCTTGAAATGGAAGGAGCGCACTATCAGAAAGCAATTCAGGTAGCATCAAAAATCCGTCATCACATCTCGGAAGATCTTTTTGTAATGTATGCTTACTACGCTTCAGATAACCCGCTGGAAACCGGTTCTACGCTATCTTCTGGTGGTTTAGGTCTTACCGGCGTGAAACCGACCTATCTTATTACCCTGAAGATTCTCGAAAAAATCCTGAAAAACGGTTAA
- a CDS encoding M1 family metallopeptidase — MNKGLIVVFAFIFGMLSAQQSPYYQQFAKYKMDIDVDAPNFTYKGNQTLTYTNNSPDELKVVYFHLYWNAFKPGSMMDQRVQNQGKNGDSRLQVNGVSRLASIPKEEEGAQNIHWIKQNGKNLKFEIQESIMKVELNTPLKPNSTTTFTMEWDAVIPHQIRRAGRNNREGIDMTMTQWYPKIAEYDYDGWATFDYIGREFHAPFSDYDVSIKIDKDYVIGAGGTLENPLEVKGYDAKANIKSDSKNKATWRWTAKNLLDFAWAADRDYTVEEFTILDGPKVYYVYQKSEKTKLWEESKPYVTKFFQLMNAAFGQYVYPSYSFIQGGDGGMEYGMCTMILGEGRSLEGLVGLMVHEGGHSYNQQILAYNESVRPWMDEGFTSYYDDYVMHQLFPPKEPVANPFVGSIKSYVNFAKTGKEEPAVWLADHHDDGRAYSIASYVKGDLFLVQLGYIMGEQNLSLVMKEFYSQWKLKHPTDRDFMHVAQKISGMDLKWFHHYWINTTNTIDYAVKNIEYGAASTTITLENKGQIPMPVDFSVMTKDKKVINYHIPLNMTHVWKSKDIYGNFTTLNYWPWTQKEYKITVPYTKDQISVVGIDFSQRMADVNPEDNIVEVK; from the coding sequence ATGAACAAAGGCCTTATCGTAGTTTTCGCGTTTATTTTCGGAATGCTTTCAGCACAACAATCACCATACTATCAGCAGTTTGCGAAGTATAAAATGGATATTGATGTTGACGCACCCAATTTTACTTATAAAGGAAACCAAACCTTAACATATACCAATAATTCACCCGATGAACTGAAAGTGGTGTATTTTCATCTTTACTGGAATGCTTTTAAGCCTGGATCAATGATGGATCAGCGGGTTCAGAACCAAGGCAAAAACGGAGATTCGAGACTGCAGGTCAATGGGGTCTCAAGATTAGCCTCAATTCCGAAGGAGGAAGAAGGTGCCCAAAATATCCATTGGATCAAACAAAATGGCAAAAATCTGAAATTTGAAATTCAGGAAAGCATTATGAAAGTGGAATTGAATACACCATTAAAACCAAACTCCACCACAACATTTACGATGGAATGGGATGCAGTGATTCCGCATCAGATCCGTCGTGCCGGCAGAAACAACCGCGAAGGAATTGATATGACAATGACACAGTGGTACCCGAAAATCGCTGAGTACGATTACGATGGGTGGGCAACTTTCGATTATATCGGAAGGGAATTTCATGCGCCGTTTTCTGATTACGATGTCTCCATTAAAATTGACAAAGATTATGTGATTGGCGCCGGCGGAACGCTTGAAAACCCGCTCGAAGTTAAAGGTTACGATGCTAAAGCAAATATAAAATCCGACAGCAAGAATAAAGCAACATGGCGGTGGACCGCTAAAAATCTCCTCGATTTTGCCTGGGCTGCCGACAGAGATTATACAGTGGAGGAATTCACTATTCTGGATGGACCCAAAGTGTATTATGTTTACCAAAAATCGGAAAAAACAAAACTTTGGGAAGAGTCTAAGCCTTACGTTACTAAATTTTTCCAGTTGATGAACGCAGCTTTCGGGCAGTATGTTTATCCGTCTTATTCCTTCATTCAGGGCGGCGACGGCGGAATGGAATACGGAATGTGCACCATGATTTTAGGAGAAGGAAGATCGCTTGAAGGGTTGGTTGGATTAATGGTTCACGAAGGCGGACACTCTTATAACCAACAGATTTTGGCCTACAACGAAAGTGTGAGACCGTGGATGGACGAAGGCTTCACCAGTTATTATGATGATTATGTGATGCACCAGTTATTCCCGCCGAAAGAACCAGTGGCAAATCCTTTTGTGGGGTCCATAAAATCGTATGTAAACTTTGCCAAAACCGGAAAGGAGGAACCTGCGGTGTGGCTGGCAGATCATCATGACGATGGTCGGGCATATTCCATTGCGTCTTATGTAAAAGGCGATTTGTTTTTGGTACAGTTAGGTTATATCATGGGTGAGCAGAATCTGTCTTTAGTAATGAAAGAATTCTACAGCCAATGGAAACTCAAACATCCTACCGACCGCGATTTCATGCATGTTGCACAGAAAATTTCGGGAATGGACCTGAAGTGGTTTCACCATTACTGGATCAATACAACTAATACGATCGACTATGCGGTGAAAAATATCGAGTACGGTGCAGCATCAACAACCATCACCTTAGAAAATAAAGGGCAAATTCCAATGCCGGTAGATTTCTCCGTCATGACTAAAGATAAAAAGGTGATCAATTATCATATTCCGTTAAATATGACCCATGTCTGGAAAAGTAAAGATATCTACGGTAATTTCACTACGCTTAATTACTGGCCTTGGACGCAGAAAGAGTACAAAATCACCGTTCCGTATACAAAAGATCAGATTTCCGTAGTAGGAATCGACTTCTCGCAGCGAATGGCCGATGTAAATCCTGAAGATAATATTGTTGAGGTTAAGTAA
- a CDS encoding type III pantothenate kinase produces MTSIVINIGNTNIRFGLFNDENCDISWILNTKPYRTSDELQMQFMMMYQTHKINAENIDKIIIGSVVPQLTYDITRAIQKIHCKKPVIVDRNTYSGVQPKSRQMGTDIYANLVSAHHLYPDGKKIIFDFGTALTASCIDENGETLGVIIAPGIITSLNSLIHDTAQLPEIELVKPKKVLGLDTVSCMQSGMVYGFLGMVEGFIDRINEEVQEDCFVIATGGVSHVYKPLTEKIHVADRLHTLKGLYYLGRDL; encoded by the coding sequence ATGACTTCAATTGTAATTAACATCGGGAATACCAATATCAGATTTGGACTTTTCAATGATGAAAACTGCGATATTTCCTGGATTCTAAATACAAAACCTTACCGTACCAGCGACGAACTGCAGATGCAGTTTATGATGATGTATCAGACGCATAAAATCAATGCCGAGAATATCGATAAAATCATCATTGGTTCGGTAGTTCCGCAACTCACTTACGATATTACCCGCGCGATTCAGAAAATTCATTGTAAAAAACCGGTAATTGTCGACAGAAATACCTATTCCGGAGTTCAGCCGAAGTCCAGACAAATGGGAACGGATATTTACGCAAATCTGGTTTCTGCACATCATCTTTATCCCGATGGGAAGAAAATTATTTTCGATTTTGGTACGGCTTTAACGGCAAGCTGTATTGATGAAAATGGCGAAACTTTAGGCGTAATCATCGCGCCGGGAATCATCACTTCGCTTAATTCGCTTATTCATGACACTGCGCAACTTCCTGAAATTGAATTGGTAAAGCCTAAAAAAGTTTTAGGGCTTGATACCGTTTCCTGTATGCAGAGCGGTATGGTGTACGGATTTTTGGGAATGGTGGAAGGTTTTATCGACCGCATTAACGAAGAAGTTCAGGAAGACTGTTTCGTGATTGCTACGGGTGGGGTTTCGCATGTTTACAAGCCGCTTACCGAAAAAATTCATGTGGCGGACCGCCTTCACACGCTGAAAGGTCTTTACTATTTAGGAAGAGATCTGTAA
- a CDS encoding nucleoside deaminase, whose translation MFTDEYYMKMALQEAQTALEKDEVPIGCVIVSNNRVIAKAHNLTETLNDVTAHAEMQAITSAANYLGGKYLRNCTMYVTLEPCVMCCGALNWSQISKVVIGARDEQRGFINKHLTLHPKTEIVLDVLEGQCSQIVKDFFQNKR comes from the coding sequence ATGTTTACCGACGAATATTACATGAAAATGGCGCTTCAGGAAGCCCAGACTGCTTTGGAAAAAGACGAGGTTCCCATTGGCTGCGTAATTGTCTCCAACAACCGCGTGATTGCAAAAGCCCACAACCTTACGGAAACACTGAACGATGTTACGGCGCATGCGGAAATGCAGGCCATCACTTCTGCAGCTAATTATCTCGGCGGGAAATATCTGAGAAACTGCACCATGTACGTAACGCTTGAGCCCTGTGTTATGTGTTGCGGCGCGCTGAACTGGTCGCAGATTTCGAAAGTGGTAATTGGTGCGCGCGACGAACAGCGAGGTTTCATTAACAAACATCTAACGCTACATCCCAAAACGGAAATTGTGCTTGATGTTCTTGAAGGCCAATGCTCGCAAATCGTAAAAGATTTCTTCCAGAATAAAAGATAA
- a CDS encoding energy transducer TonB — protein MSKKLVYLMLLVCANFFFAQQNDEFRSAKDYFDYQRFMLNNEFKKKFDNEKNIEQKIAIKRDFSEFMVKLDSIQNTAFIGTLIKVKNREDLEKITVKNLPELHLNPKKEDLNKEAQYPGGFETLRKQVADLFYTDSVLPDQKLLKTNVVFVVERDGSIGNVHAEGDNFTFNRQAEIAMYLLPEKFSPAIINGTAVRYRFRLPLSMNFD, from the coding sequence GTGAGTAAAAAATTAGTTTATCTGATGCTGTTGGTCTGCGCAAATTTTTTCTTTGCACAACAAAATGATGAGTTCAGAAGTGCGAAAGACTATTTCGATTATCAGAGGTTTATGCTGAATAATGAGTTCAAAAAAAAGTTTGATAACGAGAAAAATATAGAACAGAAAATCGCCATTAAAAGAGACTTTTCCGAATTTATGGTGAAACTCGACAGCATTCAGAATACCGCATTTATAGGAACTTTAATTAAAGTTAAAAACCGCGAGGATTTAGAAAAAATTACCGTTAAAAATCTGCCCGAACTCCATTTAAATCCGAAAAAAGAAGACCTGAATAAGGAAGCCCAATATCCGGGCGGATTCGAAACTTTAAGGAAACAGGTCGCTGATCTATTTTATACCGATTCGGTTTTACCAGATCAAAAACTTCTGAAAACCAATGTGGTTTTTGTTGTAGAAAGGGACGGAAGCATTGGAAATGTGCATGCAGAAGGCGATAATTTCACTTTCAACCGCCAGGCTGAAATCGCCATGTATCTTCTACCCGAAAAATTTTCTCCCGCAATCATCAACGGAACTGCGGTTCGGTACAGGTTTCGGTTGCCTTTATCCATGAATTTTGACTGA
- a CDS encoding XRE family transcriptional regulator has product MSIFSDNIRFLRGKKEITQQELADTLIITRSRYVSYEDGRSEPPIEVLVKISKFFNISIDLLVSVDIRKYPLDEILRLPDNRIVLPVVVDKLGNNSIEIIPQKASMGYLSGYSDPEYIESLQRISLPFLTNGKYRAFPAQGDSMPPFKDGSYIIGKYLERIDDLKENKSYVFVTLNDGISYKRFKSKNEKSITVTADNSFYEPYEISFYEIVEIWQYASGIFPEDFEPYHFENHNLKDMFLELRKDIRDLNIKVSGLKEEQNSIG; this is encoded by the coding sequence ATGTCGATTTTTTCAGATAACATCAGGTTTTTAAGAGGTAAAAAAGAAATCACCCAACAGGAATTAGCGGATACGTTAATCATCACGCGGTCGCGCTATGTTTCCTACGAAGACGGTCGCTCGGAACCGCCAATTGAAGTATTGGTGAAAATCTCGAAATTCTTCAACATCAGTATTGATCTTCTGGTTTCGGTTGATATCCGAAAATATCCGCTTGACGAAATTCTGCGATTACCCGACAACCGAATTGTGCTTCCAGTTGTGGTAGATAAATTAGGAAACAACAGCATCGAAATCATCCCTCAGAAAGCGTCGATGGGTTATTTATCGGGCTACAGTGACCCTGAATATATTGAAAGCCTGCAAAGAATTTCGCTCCCGTTCCTCACCAACGGAAAGTACAGGGCTTTTCCGGCGCAGGGAGATTCGATGCCGCCTTTTAAAGATGGTTCATATATTATCGGAAAATATCTTGAAAGAATTGATGATTTAAAAGAGAATAAAAGTTATGTATTTGTGACGCTGAATGACGGCATTTCTTATAAACGCTTCAAGTCCAAAAACGAAAAATCAATTACGGTAACCGCAGATAATTCTTTTTATGAACCGTATGAAATTTCTTTTTATGAAATTGTAGAAATCTGGCAGTATGCTTCCGGGATTTTTCCTGAAGATTTCGAACCTTATCATTTTGAAAATCACAACTTAAAAGATATGTTTCTGGAACTGAGAAAAGACATCCGCGATCTTAACATAAAGGTTTCCGGCCTCAAAGAGGAGCAAAACTCAATCGGGTAA
- the dinB gene encoding DNA polymerase IV, with product MNHAIAHMDLDAFFVSCVRLHNSELNGIPLIIGGGERGVVASCSYEARYFGVRSAMPIRMALKLCPDAKVVKGDYEMFSKLSHNVTEIIQQRVPVMEKASIDEFYLDLTGMDKFFGCYQWTQEIAAEVTKETGLPISFALSTNKTVSKIGTGESKPSGKLEIKEKEIRPFLNPLSIRKIPMVGEATFQLLSRVGIRTIKTLSEMPVLALQQMIGKNGTELWKKANGIDEAPVIPYSERKSISKEHTFSNDTMDVFAMRSLISGMAEELAYQLRKEKWLTSTVVIKIRYANFDTETKQCKVAYTAADHTLSRIALDLFNKIYTRRMRLRLIGLRFTGLVHGNHQMNLFEDTEELMNLYQTMDRLKNRFGSDAVRRASGFDFSEGNVDAQKMCK from the coding sequence ATGAATCATGCGATTGCACATATGGATTTGGATGCTTTTTTTGTGTCCTGCGTCAGGCTTCACAACAGTGAGTTGAACGGAATTCCCCTGATCATCGGTGGTGGCGAGCGTGGCGTGGTGGCATCGTGTTCATATGAAGCCCGCTATTTCGGGGTGCGGTCGGCGATGCCCATCAGAATGGCACTGAAACTTTGTCCCGATGCAAAAGTGGTGAAAGGTGATTATGAAATGTTCTCGAAACTCTCGCATAACGTCACCGAAATTATTCAGCAGCGTGTCCCTGTGATGGAAAAAGCGAGTATTGATGAGTTTTATCTGGATCTTACCGGAATGGATAAATTTTTTGGCTGCTACCAGTGGACCCAGGAAATTGCCGCTGAAGTAACCAAAGAAACCGGATTGCCGATCAGTTTTGCACTTTCTACCAACAAAACAGTTTCCAAAATCGGAACCGGAGAATCTAAGCCCAGCGGAAAACTTGAAATCAAAGAAAAAGAAATCCGCCCATTTCTAAACCCTTTATCCATCCGCAAAATTCCTATGGTAGGAGAGGCGACTTTTCAACTGCTTTCCAGAGTTGGAATCCGGACCATCAAAACCCTTTCAGAAATGCCGGTTTTGGCCCTTCAGCAAATGATTGGCAAGAACGGAACAGAGCTCTGGAAAAAAGCCAACGGAATCGATGAGGCACCTGTCATTCCTTATTCGGAGAGAAAATCAATTTCAAAAGAACATACTTTTTCTAATGATACTATGGATGTGTTTGCAATGAGAAGCCTGATTTCAGGAATGGCAGAAGAACTCGCTTATCAATTGCGCAAAGAAAAATGGCTCACTTCCACCGTGGTCATCAAAATCCGTTACGCCAATTTCGATACGGAGACCAAACAGTGCAAGGTGGCTTATACTGCAGCAGATCATACCCTTTCCAGGATTGCTTTGGATCTGTTTAACAAAATCTACACCCGCAGAATGCGCCTGCGCTTGATTGGCTTACGTTTTACCGGATTAGTTCATGGGAATCACCAGATGAATCTTTTCGAAGATACCGAAGAACTGATGAATCTTTACCAAACCATGGACCGTCTCAAAAACCGCTTTGGCTCCGATGCGGTTAGGCGGGCTTCGGGATTTGATTTCTCTGAGGGGAATGTTGATGCTCAAAAAATGTGTAAATAA